The following coding sequences are from one Achromobacter sp. B7 window:
- a CDS encoding amino acid ABC transporter ATP-binding protein, protein MIRLQKIEKAFGGNPVLKAVDVSIAEGSVTALIGPSGSGKSTLLRCVNLLEVPDRGTLTLGPETVQFEPGVKLARDQVQRVRKQTGMVFQNFQLFPHQTVIGNVMEGLLTVQKWPLDKARARAEELLKKVGMAEKADAWPANLSGGQQQRVAIARALAPAPRVLLCDEPTSALDPGLAAEVVDVLRQLAAEGMTMLMATHDLRLAASVSREVVFLLDGVVVEAGESRTIFSRPEDPRTATFISTLTQDAGA, encoded by the coding sequence ATGATACGGCTGCAAAAGATCGAAAAAGCATTTGGCGGCAATCCGGTGCTCAAAGCGGTGGACGTGTCCATCGCCGAAGGCAGCGTGACCGCGCTGATCGGCCCGTCCGGCAGCGGCAAGAGCACGCTGCTGCGCTGCGTGAATCTGCTGGAAGTGCCGGACCGGGGCACGCTCACCCTGGGGCCGGAAACGGTGCAGTTCGAGCCGGGCGTGAAGCTGGCGCGCGACCAGGTGCAACGCGTGCGCAAGCAGACCGGCATGGTGTTCCAGAACTTTCAGCTGTTTCCGCACCAGACGGTGATCGGCAATGTGATGGAAGGTCTGCTGACAGTACAGAAGTGGCCGCTGGACAAGGCCCGCGCCCGCGCCGAAGAATTGCTGAAAAAAGTGGGCATGGCCGAAAAGGCCGACGCGTGGCCGGCCAATTTATCGGGTGGGCAACAGCAGCGCGTGGCGATTGCACGCGCCCTGGCGCCCGCGCCGCGCGTGTTGCTGTGCGACGAGCCCACATCCGCGCTGGACCCGGGCCTGGCGGCCGAAGTCGTGGACGTGTTGCGGCAGCTGGCTGCCGAGGGCATGACGATGTTGATGGCCACGCACGACCTGCGCCTGGCGGCCAGCGTATCGCGCGAGGTGGTGTTTCTGCTGGATGGCGTGGTGGTTGAAGCAGGCGAATCCCGCACGATCTTCTCGCGCCCCGAAGACCCGCGCACCGCCACGTTCATTTCCACGCTGACACAGGACGCCGGCGCGTAG
- a CDS encoding ATP-binding protein: protein MPGSSAFSFLRTLCSLRWLAIAGQAATILLASSVLGLALPLEPLWIGVGVLIGFNAYASLRLRHPRDLSHATAFGHLLVDMAALSWMIGWSGGISNPFGMMFLILTALAALALPRNWALAAALAGISGYAAAAIFGQPLRGDVDTHTLLLWGLGANFLISVVVVLVFSTRLASDLRARERELARLRERFTRNEGIVALATHAAAMAHELNTPLATMTLLADEIAAEVKDDDLREDVSTLSQLLALCRERIRNLAVPTAVDLVRVVGQWRLIRPTIDLNRSGSLPPSLRVDPAIAHLLQALLNNAADAGEAADTPRVDLHLEYGYGALRGEVRDYGRGFDPDQTLLPATSLFNSGKPGGLGVGLALSHATVEQLGGEMTMTAAVGGGTRIRFYLPLGNPGT, encoded by the coding sequence ATGCCCGGTAGTTCCGCCTTTTCATTCCTGCGTACCCTTTGCAGCCTGCGCTGGCTCGCCATCGCCGGCCAAGCCGCCACCATCCTGCTGGCCAGCAGCGTGCTGGGCCTTGCCCTGCCGCTGGAGCCCCTGTGGATCGGCGTCGGTGTCCTGATCGGCTTTAACGCCTACGCCAGCCTGCGGCTGCGCCATCCCCGCGACCTGTCCCACGCCACGGCGTTCGGCCATTTGCTGGTGGACATGGCCGCGCTGTCCTGGATGATCGGCTGGAGCGGCGGCATCAGCAATCCGTTCGGCATGATGTTCCTGATCCTGACCGCGCTGGCCGCCCTGGCGCTGCCGCGCAACTGGGCATTGGCCGCGGCGCTGGCGGGTATTTCAGGCTATGCGGCGGCGGCCATCTTCGGCCAGCCCCTGCGCGGCGACGTCGATACGCACACCCTGCTGCTGTGGGGCCTGGGCGCCAACTTCCTGATTTCGGTGGTGGTCGTGCTGGTGTTTTCCACCCGCCTGGCTTCCGACCTGCGCGCCCGCGAGCGCGAGCTGGCCCGCCTGCGCGAACGCTTCACGCGCAACGAAGGCATCGTGGCCCTGGCCACCCACGCCGCCGCCATGGCCCACGAACTGAACACCCCGCTGGCCACCATGACCCTGCTGGCCGACGAAATCGCCGCCGAGGTCAAAGACGACGACCTGCGCGAAGACGTGTCCACCCTGAGTCAATTACTGGCCCTTTGCCGGGAACGCATCCGCAATCTGGCTGTCCCAACCGCCGTGGACCTGGTGCGCGTGGTGGGTCAATGGCGGCTGATCCGCCCGACGATCGACCTGAACCGTTCGGGCTCGTTGCCCCCCAGCCTGCGGGTGGACCCGGCGATTGCGCACCTGTTGCAGGCGCTGTTGAACAACGCGGCGGACGCCGGCGAGGCGGCCGACACGCCGCGCGTGGATTTGCATCTGGAATATGGCTATGGCGCCCTGCGTGGCGAAGTGCGGGATTACGGCCGGGGCTTCGACCCCGACCAGACCCTGCTGCCCGCAACCAGCCTGTTCAACAGCGGCAAGCCGGGAGGGTTGGGCGTCGGCCTGGCCCTGTCGCATGCCACCGTGGAACAGCTGGGTGGCGAAATGACCATGACCGCCGCCGTTGGGGGAGGCACCCGCATCCGCTTTTACCTGCCCCTGGGCAACCCCGGAACTTGA
- the cyoD gene encoding cytochrome o ubiquinol oxidase subunit IV, with product MSHSAAAAHGHDDHAADHGSLKSYIIGFVLSLLLTFGSFGLVMHGALSHTITIVGVVALCVLQLLVQLVYFLHMGASKSARDNLAAFVFTVMIIAIIVGGSAWVLYNMNVNMGHAM from the coding sequence ATGTCGCACTCCGCTGCGGCCGCACACGGCCACGACGATCACGCCGCCGACCACGGCAGCCTGAAGTCCTACATCATCGGTTTCGTGCTTTCGTTGCTGCTCACCTTCGGCTCGTTCGGCCTGGTGATGCACGGCGCGCTGTCGCACACCATCACCATCGTCGGCGTCGTTGCCCTGTGCGTGCTCCAGTTGCTGGTGCAACTGGTGTACTTCCTGCACATGGGCGCGTCGAAGTCGGCACGCGACAACCTGGCCGCGTTCGTCTTCACCGTGATGATCATCGCCATCATCGTCGGCGGGTCGGCATGGGTGCTGTACAACATGAACGTCAACATGGGCCACGCCATGTAA
- the cyoB gene encoding cytochrome o ubiquinol oxidase subunit I — MLGKLTLEAIPYHEPIVMVTLAAVCLGGLAVFGAITYFGKWKYLWTEWLTSVDHKRIGVMYIIVALIMLLRGFADAIMMRTQLAVASADSAGFLPPHHYDQIFTAHGVIMIFFMAMPFITGLMNIVVPLQIGARDVAYPFLNSLSFWLFGAGVALMMISLFVGEFAATGWLAYPPLSGLDYSPSVGVDYYIWALQISGLGTTLSGINFIVTILRMRAPGMSLMKMPIFTWTSLVTNVLIVAAFPVLAATLALLTMDRYLGTHFFTNDMGGNVMMYVNLIWIWGHPEVYILVLPAFGVYSEVVATFARKTLFGYKSMVYATAAIGVLSFLVWLHHFFTMGAGANVNAFFGIATMIISIPTGAKIFNWLFTIYRGRLRITTPVLWTLGFMIVFVIGGMTGVMLAIPGVSFVLHNSLFLIAHFHNTIIGGVVFGCIAGMTYWFPKAFGFTLNERLGRYSFYCWFVGFFMAFMPLYILGFKGMTRRLNHYDNPEWQPYLLVALAGAALIMLGIWFLLQQVFVSVRQRKQNQDVTGDPWDGRTLEWSISSPAPFYNFAHVPHVDELDQFWEDKQSGKAYKRPAKYEDIHMPKNTGAGVYIGLFGLVMCFALIWHIWWLAAAGFVGMIGSFIARAYDRDVDYWVPAAEVERIENAHFDKMQKAA, encoded by the coding sequence ATGCTCGGGAAACTCACCCTCGAGGCCATTCCGTACCATGAACCTATCGTCATGGTTACGCTGGCCGCCGTGTGCCTGGGAGGCCTAGCGGTCTTCGGCGCCATCACTTACTTCGGCAAGTGGAAGTACCTCTGGACGGAATGGTTGACCTCCGTCGACCACAAGCGCATCGGCGTGATGTACATCATCGTCGCGCTGATCATGTTGTTGCGCGGCTTTGCCGACGCCATCATGATGCGTACGCAGCTGGCGGTAGCCTCCGCCGACTCGGCCGGCTTCCTGCCACCGCACCACTACGACCAGATTTTCACCGCCCACGGCGTCATCATGATTTTCTTCATGGCGATGCCCTTCATTACCGGGCTGATGAACATCGTGGTGCCGTTGCAGATCGGCGCCCGCGACGTGGCTTACCCGTTCCTGAACTCGCTGAGCTTCTGGCTGTTCGGCGCCGGCGTCGCGCTGATGATGATCTCGCTGTTCGTGGGCGAATTCGCCGCGACCGGCTGGCTTGCCTATCCGCCGCTGTCAGGGCTGGATTACAGCCCAAGCGTCGGGGTGGACTACTACATCTGGGCGCTCCAGATATCCGGGTTGGGCACAACGCTTAGCGGTATTAACTTCATCGTGACCATCCTGCGCATGCGCGCACCGGGCATGAGCCTGATGAAGATGCCGATTTTCACGTGGACCTCGCTGGTCACCAACGTGCTGATCGTCGCCGCCTTCCCCGTCCTGGCCGCCACGCTGGCGCTCTTGACGATGGACCGCTACCTGGGCACGCACTTCTTCACGAACGACATGGGCGGCAACGTCATGATGTACGTGAACCTGATCTGGATCTGGGGTCACCCCGAGGTCTACATCCTGGTGCTGCCGGCGTTTGGCGTGTATTCGGAAGTGGTTGCCACCTTTGCCCGCAAGACGCTGTTCGGCTACAAGTCCATGGTCTACGCCACGGCCGCCATCGGCGTGCTGTCGTTCCTGGTCTGGCTGCACCACTTCTTCACCATGGGTGCGGGGGCCAACGTCAATGCCTTCTTCGGCATTGCGACAATGATTATCTCGATCCCGACGGGCGCGAAGATTTTCAACTGGCTGTTCACCATCTACCGCGGCCGCCTGCGCATCACGACGCCGGTGCTGTGGACGCTGGGCTTCATGATCGTCTTCGTCATCGGCGGCATGACCGGCGTGATGCTGGCCATCCCCGGCGTGTCCTTCGTGCTGCACAACAGCTTGTTCCTGATCGCCCACTTCCACAACACCATCATCGGTGGCGTGGTGTTCGGTTGTATCGCGGGCATGACCTACTGGTTCCCGAAGGCGTTCGGCTTCACGCTGAACGAGCGCCTGGGCCGCTACTCGTTCTACTGCTGGTTCGTCGGTTTCTTCATGGCCTTCATGCCCCTGTACATCCTGGGCTTCAAGGGCATGACGCGTCGCCTAAACCACTACGACAACCCGGAATGGCAGCCGTACCTGCTGGTCGCGCTGGCTGGCGCCGCGCTGATCATGCTGGGCATCTGGTTCCTGTTGCAGCAAGTGTTCGTGTCGGTACGCCAACGCAAGCAAAACCAGGACGTCACTGGCGATCCCTGGGATGGCCGCACCCTGGAATGGTCGATTTCGTCGCCCGCTCCTTTCTACAACTTTGCCCACGTTCCTCACGTTGATGAGCTGGACCAGTTCTGGGAAGACAAGCAAAGCGGCAAGGCCTACAAGCGCCCGGCCAAGTACGAAGACATCCACATGCCGAAGAACACCGGCGCTGGCGTCTACATCGGCTTGTTCGGCCTGGTCATGTGCTTTGCGCTGATCTGGCACATCTGGTGGCTCGCCGCCGCTGGTTTCGTCGGCATGATCGGTTCGTTCATCGCCCGTGCCTACGACCGCGACGTCGATTACTGGGTCCCGGCCGCGGAAGTCGAACGCATCGAAAACGCTCACTTTGACAAAATGCAAAAGGCCGCCTGA
- a CDS encoding response regulator transcription factor, with protein sequence MNPTDLGLLIDDDELYVRTLQRSLSRRGLETRTATGIAEALRVAEEIRPAFALVDLRLGEDSGLTLIRPLRALRPDMRILLVTGYASVATAVEAIKRGADDYLPKPATAPMILRTLGLVKPESVTIETTMTPLHRLEWEHIHQALHETGGNVSAAARLLGMHRRSLQRKLAKKPGPERKVLVD encoded by the coding sequence ATGAACCCTACCGACCTTGGCCTTCTGATCGACGACGACGAGTTGTACGTGCGCACCTTGCAGCGCAGCCTGTCGCGTCGCGGCCTGGAAACCCGAACCGCCACCGGCATCGCCGAGGCCCTGCGCGTGGCCGAGGAAATCCGCCCGGCCTTCGCGCTGGTGGACCTGCGCCTGGGCGAGGACTCCGGCCTGACGCTGATCCGCCCCTTGCGCGCGCTGCGGCCCGACATGCGCATCCTGCTGGTCACCGGTTACGCCAGCGTGGCCACCGCCGTCGAGGCCATCAAGCGCGGCGCGGACGACTACCTGCCCAAGCCCGCCACCGCGCCGATGATCCTGCGCACGCTGGGTTTGGTGAAGCCAGAATCCGTTACGATCGAAACGACCATGACACCGTTGCACCGCCTAGAATGGGAGCACATCCATCAGGCCCTGCACGAAACCGGCGGTAATGTTTCGGCGGCGGCGCGCCTCTTGGGCATGCACCGCCGGTCGCTCCAGCGCAAGCTGGCAAAAAAACCGGGGCCGGAACGCAAAGTCCTCGTCGACTGA
- a CDS encoding SCO family protein — MRFPFSRAPHGAAPSVALSVASPGTSGLAAADASSRHLGLAPDSRRRLLLSCLPLAALTLAGCGPDAPKLLGMDLSGMPTGDFQLQDVNGQSRTLADYRGHPILLFFGFTQCPDICPTALTRALEIKDLLGADADKLRVLFITVDPERDTPEILGAYTSAFDPGFVGLRGTAEQTRAAAQSFKVFYQKVPTGSSYTMDHTALTYVIDAKGKLRIALRHAQSAAECVQDLRTVL, encoded by the coding sequence ATGCGTTTCCCCTTCTCGCGCGCGCCCCATGGCGCGGCGCCTTCTGTTGCGCTCTCCGTTGCATCTCCCGGCACATCCGGCCTCGCGGCCGCCGACGCGTCCTCTCGCCACCTCGGCCTGGCCCCCGACTCCCGCCGTCGCCTGCTGCTGTCTTGCCTGCCCCTTGCGGCCTTGACCTTGGCCGGCTGCGGGCCGGACGCCCCCAAGCTGCTGGGCATGGACCTGTCCGGCATGCCCACGGGCGACTTCCAATTGCAGGACGTCAACGGCCAATCGCGCACCCTGGCCGACTACCGCGGCCACCCCATCCTGCTGTTCTTCGGCTTTACCCAATGCCCCGACATCTGCCCCACGGCGCTGACCCGCGCCCTGGAGATCAAGGATCTGCTGGGCGCCGACGCCGACAAGCTGCGCGTGCTGTTCATCACCGTGGACCCGGAACGCGACACGCCAGAAATCCTGGGCGCATACACCAGCGCCTTCGACCCCGGCTTTGTGGGCCTGCGCGGCACCGCCGAACAGACGCGCGCCGCCGCCCAGTCCTTCAAGGTGTTCTATCAGAAGGTGCCGACCGGCTCGTCCTACACCATGGACCACACCGCGCTGACCTATGTGATTGACGCCAAGGGCAAGCTGCGTATCGCCCTGCGCCATGCGCAGTCCGCCGCCGAATGCGTGCAAGACCTGCGCACGGTGTTGTAA
- the cyoC gene encoding cytochrome o ubiquinol oxidase subunit III: protein MIQAVATHPHAGHDDHAHHDDGSKTVFGFWVYLMSDLLIFSVLFATFAVLSNATAGGPTGKELFDLKFVLVETLLLLFSSFTFGMANLNVHANNKSRAMGWLMVTFLFGAGFIAMEVWEFHHLITEGAGPGRSAYLSAFFTLIGTHGLHVTFGLIWIIVLLDMIRRHGLDSINKRRLACLSLFWHFLDIVWICVFTFVYLMGAI, encoded by the coding sequence ATGATTCAAGCCGTAGCCACTCACCCCCACGCGGGTCACGACGATCACGCGCATCATGACGATGGATCCAAGACCGTTTTCGGTTTCTGGGTCTATCTGATGAGCGACTTGCTGATCTTTTCGGTGCTGTTCGCCACGTTCGCGGTGTTGTCCAACGCCACCGCGGGCGGCCCCACGGGCAAGGAATTGTTCGACCTGAAGTTCGTGCTGGTCGAAACGCTGTTGCTGTTGTTCTCCAGCTTCACCTTCGGCATGGCCAACCTGAACGTGCACGCCAACAACAAGTCCCGCGCAATGGGCTGGTTGATGGTCACGTTCCTGTTCGGCGCGGGCTTTATCGCGATGGAAGTCTGGGAATTCCATCACCTGATCACGGAAGGCGCCGGCCCGGGCCGCAGCGCTTACCTGTCGGCGTTCTTCACGCTGATCGGTACGCACGGCCTGCACGTCACCTTCGGCCTGATCTGGATCATCGTCCTGCTGGACATGATCCGCCGCCATGGCCTGGACTCGATCAACAAGCGTCGTCTGGCGTGCCTGAGCTTGTTCTGGCACTTCCTGGACATCGTCTGGATCTGCGTCTTCACCTTCGTCTATCTCATGGGAGCCATCTGA
- the cyoA gene encoding ubiquinol oxidase subunit II: protein MKHPLLATLTRIFGVGAVMLLGGCNMEILSPKGDIGAQEKTLLFTATGLMLIVVIPVLFMIVAFAWKYRASNTKADYQPKWAHSTAIEVVVWTVPCIIVAILAVITWRSTHALDPYKPLVSEHKPVTIEVVSLDWKWLFIYPDYDIATVNEIAFPVDVPVNFRITSASVMNSFFIPQLGSQIYSMAGMETKLHLNAREAGTYAGISANYSGAGFSGMRFKAIATSQEGFDNWVKEAKASPTALTPEVYAELTKRSERNPVVKYSSAPPAMFDFVLGSTMSKMAGVDSATCTSTSNNLIAGIN from the coding sequence GTGAAACACCCCCTCCTTGCGACCCTTACGCGCATTTTTGGCGTCGGCGCGGTCATGCTGCTTGGCGGCTGCAACATGGAAATCCTCTCCCCCAAGGGAGATATTGGCGCCCAAGAAAAGACTTTGCTGTTCACGGCGACCGGGCTCATGCTCATCGTTGTGATTCCAGTACTGTTCATGATTGTGGCTTTTGCCTGGAAATACCGCGCATCCAATACCAAAGCCGACTACCAGCCCAAGTGGGCCCATTCCACGGCGATTGAAGTCGTAGTCTGGACCGTTCCTTGTATCATCGTGGCGATTCTTGCCGTGATCACCTGGCGCTCCACGCACGCGCTGGACCCTTACAAGCCGCTCGTATCCGAACACAAGCCCGTCACCATCGAGGTGGTGTCGCTGGATTGGAAGTGGCTGTTCATCTACCCCGACTACGACATCGCCACGGTCAACGAGATCGCGTTCCCCGTGGACGTTCCGGTTAACTTCCGCATCACGTCGGCCTCGGTGATGAATTCGTTCTTCATTCCCCAACTGGGTAGCCAGATCTACTCGATGGCCGGCATGGAAACGAAGTTGCACCTGAATGCGCGCGAAGCCGGTACGTACGCCGGCATCTCGGCCAACTACAGCGGCGCCGGTTTCTCCGGCATGCGCTTCAAGGCCATCGCCACGTCGCAAGAAGGGTTCGACAACTGGGTCAAGGAAGCCAAGGCTTCGCCCACGGCCCTGACCCCCGAGGTCTACGCAGAGCTGACCAAGCGCAGCGAACGCAACCCGGTGGTCAAGTATTCGTCGGCGCCTCCCGCCATGTTTGATTTCGTCTTGGGCAGCACGATGTCCAAGATGGCCGGTGTGGACTCCGCCACGTGCACGTCCACGTCGAACAATCTGATCGCAGGAATTAACTAA
- a CDS encoding ABC transporter permease subunit (The N-terminal region of this protein, as described by TIGR01726, is a three transmembrane segment that identifies a subfamily of ABC transporter permease subunits, which specificities that include histidine, arginine, glutamine, glutamate, L-cystine (sic), the opines (in Agrobacterium) octopine and nopaline, etc.) — protein sequence MPAWVQLMADSFWPLLHAGLVFTVPLTLMSFALGLALAFVVALIRLFGPAPLVALVRFYVWLIRGTPLLVQLFVIFYGLPSVGIVLDPLPAALIGFTLNVGAYNSEVIRGAIESITKGQWEAAYSLSMTRGQALRRTILPQAARVAVPPLSNSFIALVKDTSLAAVLTVPEIFQAAQRIAAVTYEPLILYTEAALIYLVFSSVLSAAQVRLERRFGQHAVFSEKTR from the coding sequence GTGCCCGCCTGGGTGCAGCTGATGGCCGATTCGTTCTGGCCGTTGCTGCATGCCGGGCTGGTGTTCACCGTTCCGCTGACCTTGATGTCGTTCGCGCTGGGCCTGGCGCTGGCCTTCGTGGTGGCGTTGATCCGCCTGTTCGGGCCCGCGCCGCTGGTGGCGCTGGTGCGCTTTTATGTCTGGCTGATCCGGGGCACGCCGCTGTTGGTGCAGTTGTTCGTCATCTTCTACGGCCTGCCCAGCGTGGGCATCGTGCTGGACCCCTTGCCCGCCGCGCTGATCGGCTTCACGCTGAACGTGGGCGCGTACAACTCCGAAGTGATACGCGGCGCCATTGAATCCATCACCAAGGGCCAATGGGAAGCCGCGTATTCGCTAAGCATGACGCGCGGCCAGGCGCTGCGCCGCACGATCCTGCCACAGGCCGCGCGCGTGGCGGTGCCGCCGCTGTCGAACTCGTTCATTGCGCTGGTCAAGGACACGTCGCTGGCGGCGGTGCTGACCGTGCCCGAGATTTTTCAGGCAGCGCAGCGCATCGCGGCGGTCACCTATGAACCGTTGATCCTGTACACCGAAGCCGCGCTGATCTACCTGGTGTTCAGTTCCGTGTTGTCTGCCGCGCAGGTTCGGCTGGAGCGGCGCTTCGGCCAGCATGCGGTGTTTTCCGAGAAGACGCGATGA
- a CDS encoding DUF2946 family protein → MSEMSRLLRFSGATRARVVLWLALLALTLRALVPTGYMPDTRALHEGRFEVTFCSAAGELSTLDLKLESPRNDGSARHDATETGAQCPFGLLAHVAPAPTPTVSPIVVPTGRPAPPAIAYRALPPLAAHGPPLGSRAPPSLV, encoded by the coding sequence ATGTCCGAAATGTCCCGCCTCTTACGCTTCTCGGGCGCCACGCGCGCCCGGGTTGTGTTGTGGCTGGCGCTTTTGGCGCTGACGCTGCGCGCGTTGGTGCCCACCGGGTACATGCCGGACACGCGCGCCTTGCACGAAGGCCGCTTCGAAGTCACGTTCTGCTCCGCAGCAGGCGAGCTGTCCACGCTGGACCTCAAACTGGAATCGCCCCGCAACGACGGCTCGGCGCGGCACGACGCCACTGAGACCGGCGCGCAATGTCCCTTCGGCCTGCTGGCGCACGTGGCGCCCGCGCCCACGCCCACCGTATCCCCAATCGTCGTGCCCACGGGCCGCCCGGCCCCGCCCGCGATTGCGTACCGGGCGCTGCCCCCGCTGGCCGCGCACGGCCCGCCGCTAGGGTCGCGCGCCCCACCCTCGCTGGTCTGA
- a CDS encoding amino acid ABC transporter substrate-binding protein: protein MKLFRSLFIAGLIQAAALAPAHAQSGLDQIKSAGTFKIGTEGTYAPFTFHDASGQLTGFDVDIGRAIAERLGVKAQFVEGKWDGLIAGLDAKRYDAVINQVGITDARKAKYDFSDPYISSAAVLIVRDDNTTIKSFDDLKGKKSANTLTSNFGKLAQSHGAQVVAVQGFNEAIDLLTSGRVEATVNDNLSFLDFKKQKPNAKVKIAATDKTAEFSNSGVLIRKGNPELQAAINKALADIKADGTYKTISVKYFGTDLSAQ from the coding sequence ATGAAACTCTTCCGCTCACTGTTCATCGCCGGCCTTATCCAGGCCGCCGCCTTGGCCCCCGCCCACGCCCAATCCGGCCTGGACCAGATCAAGTCCGCGGGCACCTTCAAGATTGGCACCGAAGGCACCTACGCCCCGTTCACCTTCCACGATGCATCGGGGCAGCTTACCGGTTTTGACGTGGACATTGGGCGCGCCATCGCCGAACGCCTGGGCGTGAAGGCGCAGTTTGTGGAAGGCAAATGGGACGGCCTGATCGCGGGCCTGGACGCCAAGCGCTATGACGCGGTGATCAACCAGGTGGGCATCACCGATGCGCGCAAAGCAAAATACGACTTTTCCGATCCGTACATCTCGTCGGCCGCCGTGCTGATCGTGCGCGACGACAACACCACCATCAAGTCGTTCGACGACCTGAAGGGCAAGAAGTCCGCCAACACGCTGACCAGCAATTTCGGCAAACTGGCGCAAAGCCATGGCGCGCAAGTGGTGGCGGTGCAAGGCTTTAACGAAGCCATCGACCTGTTGACCTCGGGCCGCGTGGAAGCCACCGTTAACGACAACCTGTCGTTCCTGGACTTCAAGAAGCAAAAGCCGAACGCCAAGGTCAAGATCGCGGCCACCGACAAGACCGCCGAATTCAGCAATTCAGGCGTGCTGATCCGCAAGGGCAACCCCGAGCTGCAAGCCGCCATCAACAAGGCGCTGGCGGACATCAAGGCCGACGGCACCTACAAGACCATTTCGGTCAAATACTTCGGCACGGACCTGTCGGCGCAGTAA
- a CDS encoding peptidoglycan DD-metalloendopeptidase family protein codes for MGLCVVLLAALLSACGTTKVQPGYYRVQSGDTLTQIARKQGTSVSNLVRWNSLSNSNNIEVGQVLRVEPPAGQARTSTPSKSASKPASTSRSSPSGGKRRTAPPGAISLVWPAQGKVTRGYDGGGSNGIVISNSSGTPVVAAAGGTVAYSGSGLRGYGHLVIVKHNASFLSIYAHNSKLLVKEGQSVKQGQKIAEMGNSDSKQVGLYFELRYDGQAVDPAGNLPPR; via the coding sequence ATGGGCCTGTGTGTTGTGCTGCTGGCTGCGCTGTTGTCGGCCTGCGGCACCACCAAAGTCCAGCCGGGCTACTACCGCGTGCAATCGGGCGACACGCTGACGCAGATCGCGCGCAAGCAGGGCACCTCGGTCAGCAATCTGGTGCGCTGGAACAGCCTGTCCAATTCCAACAACATCGAAGTCGGACAAGTGCTGCGCGTCGAGCCTCCGGCCGGGCAGGCGCGCACGTCCACGCCCAGCAAGTCGGCATCGAAGCCGGCGTCCACGTCGCGGTCTTCCCCATCGGGCGGCAAACGCCGCACGGCGCCACCGGGGGCAATTTCGCTGGTGTGGCCGGCGCAGGGCAAGGTCACGCGCGGCTATGACGGCGGCGGCTCGAACGGCATCGTGATTTCAAATTCCTCGGGTACGCCGGTGGTGGCGGCGGCGGGTGGCACCGTTGCGTATTCGGGCAGCGGCTTGCGGGGCTACGGGCATCTGGTGATCGTCAAGCACAACGCCAGCTTCCTGAGTATCTACGCGCACAACAGCAAGCTGCTGGTCAAGGAAGGGCAAAGCGTGAAGCAGGGGCAGAAGATTGCCGAAATGGGCAATAGCGACAGCAAGCAGGTCGGGCTGTACTTTGAACTGCGCTACGACGGCCAGGCGGTGGACCCGGCGGGGAATCTGCCTCCGCGATAG
- a CDS encoding copper chaperone PCu(A)C has protein sequence MKNFSLRTFATALSLSVLAGVAATAHAADASKATGATNATNATSNATNATSNATVKVEDAWVRATVPNQHATGVFMRLTSPEAGRLIAVESDAAKHVEVHEMAMQDDVMKMRQVPAIALPAGQPVDLKPGGYHVMLIDLARQITPGDHIDVTLIVEDAKQQQHRVPVSVEARALNAKAGEAPAKHGH, from the coding sequence ATGAAGAACTTTTCGCTTCGCACGTTTGCCACCGCCCTGTCCCTGTCCGTGCTGGCCGGCGTTGCCGCCACCGCCCATGCCGCCGACGCCAGCAAGGCGACCGGCGCCACCAATGCCACCAACGCGACAAGCAACGCCACCAACGCGACAAGCAACGCCACCGTGAAAGTCGAAGACGCCTGGGTGCGCGCCACCGTGCCCAACCAGCACGCCACGGGCGTCTTCATGCGCCTGACCTCGCCCGAGGCCGGCCGCCTGATCGCCGTGGAGTCGGACGCCGCCAAGCACGTGGAAGTGCACGAAATGGCAATGCAGGACGACGTCATGAAAATGCGCCAGGTCCCCGCCATCGCCTTGCCCGCCGGCCAGCCGGTGGACCTGAAGCCCGGCGGCTATCACGTCATGCTCATCGACCTGGCCCGCCAGATCACCCCCGGCGACCACATCGACGTGACCCTGATCGTGGAAGACGCCAAGCAGCAACAACACCGCGTGCCGGTGTCGGTTGAAGCCCGCGCGCTGAACGCGAAGGCCGGCGAGGCGCCCGCCAAGCACGGCCACTGA